In the genome of Populus alba chromosome 11, ASM523922v2, whole genome shotgun sequence, one region contains:
- the LOC118035702 gene encoding retrovirus-related Pol polyprotein from transposon RE1 isoform X3, whose translation MEKSDNVCVRFTGKNYAAWTFQLEIFLKGKELWGHIDGSDKDMVAEGSVVAKAAWAAKDAQIMSWILSSMEPHLILSLRPYRSAKAMWDHLTQVYNQDNNARRFQLELTIANYSQGDLSIQDYYCGFLALWSDYSDLVTAKVSAEGVLAVQQVHKISQRDQFLMKLRPEYEPVRASLVNRDPVPSLDACFGELLREEQRLHTQTIMEQARVASASVSVAYVASAYSKGKSRDMSKTQCYSCKKYGHIAPHCPHKICNYCKQLGHIIKECPIRPPPRPNKAYHAAVTAAGSSFSQTQPPANLLTREMVQEMIVSAFSTLGLQGSDVRTADSEGA comes from the exons ATGGAGAAGTCAGATAATGTTTGTGTCAGATTTACTGGCAAAAATTATGCTGCCTGGACATTCCAGTTAGAGATTTTTCTCAAGGGAAAGGAGTTATGGGGCCATATAGATGGCAGTGACAAAGACATGGTTGCTGAAGGATCTGTGGTTGCTAAGGCAGCATGGGCTGCCAAAGATGCACAAATAATGTCCTGGATTCTCAGTTCTATGGAGCCACATCTGATCCTTTCTTTGCGTCCTTATAGATCTGCAAAGGCTATGTGGGACCATCTCACTCAAGTTTATAACCAAGACAACAATGCTAGGCGTTTTCAGCTTGAGTTGACTATTGCCAACTATTCCCAAGGAGATCTTTCTATTCAAGATTACTATTGTGGTTTTCTGGCTTTATGGAGTGATTATTCTGATCTTGTTACAGCCAAGGTTTCTGCAGAAGGTGTGCTGGCAGTGCAACAAGTCCATAAAATCAGCCAACGAGACCAATTTCTGATGAAATTGCGACCAGAATATGAACCCGTTCGTGCCTCTCTAGTCAATCGCGATCCTGTTCCATCCTTGGATGCTTGCTTTGGAGAACTATTGCGTGAAGAGCAACGTCTCCATACTCAAACCATTATGGAGCAAGCAAGAGTTGCCTCTGCCAGTGTCTCAGTTGCTTATGTTGCTTCTGCTTACAGCAAGGGGAAGAGTCGCGATATGAGCAAGACACAATGCTATAGTTGTAAGAAGTATGGACACATTGCTCCCCATTGTCCTCATAAAATTTGCAACTACTGCAAGCAGCTGGGCCACATCATTAAGGAGTGTCCTATTCGTCCTCCTCCACGCCCCAACAAAGCTTATCACGCTGCTGTTACTGCTGCTGGTTCCTCTTTTTCACAGACTCAGCCTCCAGCAAATTTACTCACCCGAGAGATGGTGCAAGAAATGATTGTGAGTGCTTTCTCCACACTTGGCCTTCAAG GATCAGATGTCAGGACAGCTGATAGCGAAGGGGCCTAA
- the LOC118035704 gene encoding E3 SUMO-protein ligase MMS21, with protein sequence MASTSAPRGGGDVPSASGIMTTSASMLCSENQSLIVEMRKVFNMMKEIAVDLERENESAKVNELENTVAELLATYEDCTYQTSAIESVGSTYQPGAELTDFKKLLNDEFMKFKGNKSSAPQNHPLLRQFREAVWNVHHSGQPMPGEEHEDIVMTSTQPTILNITCPLSGKPITELAEPVRGVDCKHVYEKKAIMGYISINAQAKCPVTGCPRYLRQDKVVSDPLLLVEIEEMRSMSKENMTATLVEDFTMTDDEEED encoded by the exons ATGGCATCAACCTCCGCTCCTCGCGGCGGCGGCGATGTTCCTTCCGCCTCCGGAATAATGACAACCTCCGCTTCGATGCTCTGCTCGGAGAACCAATCTCTCATCGTT GAAATGAGGAAGGTTTTCAATATGATGAAGGAGATCGCAGTTGATCTTGAGAGAGAGAACGAGTCTGCAAAa GTGAATGAACTTGAAAACACTGTTGCTGAGTTGTTAGCGACTTATGAAGATTGTACGTATCAGACTTCTGCAATTGAATCTGTTGGGAGCACATACCAGCCTGGGGCAGAA CTAACCGATTTCAAAAAGTTGCTTAACGATGAGTTTATGAAGTTTAAGGGTAATAAATCCTCAGCCCCACAGAATCATCCTCTACTGCGTCAATTTCGAGAAGCTGTCTGG AATGTTCATCATTCAGGACAACCAATGCCGGGTGAAGAGCACGAGGACATTGTAATGACAAGTACCCAGCCCACCATTTTGAATATCACTTGCCCATTGAGTGGAAAGCCAATTACTGAACTAGCAGAACCAGTTCGCGG TGTGGATTGCAAGCATGTGTATGAAAAGAAAGCAATCATGGGCTACATATCCATAAATGCACAAGCCAAATGCCCCGTAACAG GATGTCCCAGGTACTTGCGGCAAGATAAAGTGGTCTCTGATCCGCTATTACTTGTTGAAATTGAGGAAATGCGCTCAATGAGCAAAGAAAATATGACTGCTACTCTGGTAGAAGATTTCACAATGACAGACGATGAAGAGGAGGATTGA
- the LOC118035702 gene encoding uncharacterized exonuclease domain-containing protein At3g15140 isoform X1, whose amino-acid sequence MSFPRIPLSRVPSYLHNSNNCFHLLHPPFIPVSKTPSLPTYQTARTYTDFNSQTQAQPPLSLPSLIPSPPVNNPNATHRWKPMCLYHTHGKCTKIDDPVHVERFNHDCSRDFQVSAADFERKRPQDFDFFLVFDLEGKVEILEFPVLIIDAKNMGVVDLFHRFVRPTAMSEERVNEYIYNKYGKFGVDRVWHDTALPFNEVLQQFESWLTQHNLWEKTRGGRLNQAAFVTCGNWDVKTQVPHQCSVSKLKLPPYFMEWINLKDVYQNFYNPRNEARGMRTMMSQLKIPMVGSHHLGLDDTKNIARVLLRMLADGAVLPITARRKPESESPGSVNFLYKNRI is encoded by the exons ATGTCCTTCCCTAGGATTCCTCTGTCTAGGGTTCCTTCATATCTTCACAACAGCAACAACTGCTTTCACCTTCTCCACCCGCCCTTTATCCCGGTATCCAAAACCCCATCATTACCCACTTACCAAACTGCCCGTACATACACTGATTTCAATTCCCAAACACAAGCACAACCCCCTCTTTCACTTCCCTCTTTAATACCTTCTCCTCCTGTTAATAATCCCAATGCCACTCATAGATGGAAGCCTATGTGCTTATATCACACACATGGCAAGTGTACTAAG ATTGATGACCCTGTTCATGTAGAGAGGTTTAATCATGATTGCTCAAGGGATTTTCAAGTGAGTGCTGCTGATTTTGAACGAAAAAGGCCTCAAGATTTTGACTTTTTCTTGGTGTTTGATTTGGAAGGGAAAGTTGAGATTCTTGAGTTTCCTGTACTGATAATCGATGCAAAAAATATGGGTGTTGTCGATTTGTTTCACAG GTTTGTAAGGCCTACAGCAATGAGTGAGGAAAGAGTAAATGAATATATTTACAACAAATATGGAAAGTTTGGAGTTGATCG TGTGTGGCATGATACAGCCCTCCCATTTAATGAAGTTCTTCAACAATTTGAATCATGGTTGACGCAACATAATTTGTGGGAAAAGACTCGCGGTGGGCGCCTTAATCAAGCAGCTTTTGTAACTTG TGGAAATTGGGATGTGAAAACACAGGTCCCTCATCAATGCTCCGTGTCCAAGTTGAAGCTCCCCCCATACTTTATGGAGTGGATCAACCTGAAAGATGTCtatcaaaatttttataatccAAGAAATGAG GCCAGAGGAATGAGGACAATGATGTCGCAGCTTAAAATACCAATGGTGGGAAGTCACCATCTTGGTCTtgatgatacaaagaatatagcAAGAGTCTTGTTACGGATGCTAGCTGATGGTGCAGTATTGCCGATTACCGCCCGGAGGAAGCCGGAGTCGGAGTCACCAGGAAGTGTTAATTTTCTGTACAAGAATCGCATATAA
- the LOC118035702 gene encoding retrovirus-related Pol polyprotein from transposon RE1 isoform X2, protein MEKSDNVCVRFTGKNYAAWTFQLEIFLKGKELWGHIDGSDKDMVAEGSVVAKAAWAAKDAQIMSWILSSMEPHLILSLRPYRSAKAMWDHLTQVYNQDNNARRFQLELTIANYSQGDLSIQDYYCGFLALWSDYSDLVTAKVSAEGVLAVQQVHKISQRDQFLMKLRPEYEPVRASLVNRDPVPSLDACFGELLREEQRLHTQTIMEQARVASASVSVAYVASAYSKGKSRDMSKTQCYSCKKYGHIAPHCPHKICNYCKQLGHIIKECPIRPPPRPNKAYHAAVTAAGSSFSQTQPPANLLTREMVQEMIVSAFSTLGLQGSYRTMLAAGYAGRVKCSRS, encoded by the exons ATGGAGAAGTCAGATAATGTTTGTGTCAGATTTACTGGCAAAAATTATGCTGCCTGGACATTCCAGTTAGAGATTTTTCTCAAGGGAAAGGAGTTATGGGGCCATATAGATGGCAGTGACAAAGACATGGTTGCTGAAGGATCTGTGGTTGCTAAGGCAGCATGGGCTGCCAAAGATGCACAAATAATGTCCTGGATTCTCAGTTCTATGGAGCCACATCTGATCCTTTCTTTGCGTCCTTATAGATCTGCAAAGGCTATGTGGGACCATCTCACTCAAGTTTATAACCAAGACAACAATGCTAGGCGTTTTCAGCTTGAGTTGACTATTGCCAACTATTCCCAAGGAGATCTTTCTATTCAAGATTACTATTGTGGTTTTCTGGCTTTATGGAGTGATTATTCTGATCTTGTTACAGCCAAGGTTTCTGCAGAAGGTGTGCTGGCAGTGCAACAAGTCCATAAAATCAGCCAACGAGACCAATTTCTGATGAAATTGCGACCAGAATATGAACCCGTTCGTGCCTCTCTAGTCAATCGCGATCCTGTTCCATCCTTGGATGCTTGCTTTGGAGAACTATTGCGTGAAGAGCAACGTCTCCATACTCAAACCATTATGGAGCAAGCAAGAGTTGCCTCTGCCAGTGTCTCAGTTGCTTATGTTGCTTCTGCTTACAGCAAGGGGAAGAGTCGCGATATGAGCAAGACACAATGCTATAGTTGTAAGAAGTATGGACACATTGCTCCCCATTGTCCTCATAAAATTTGCAACTACTGCAAGCAGCTGGGCCACATCATTAAGGAGTGTCCTATTCGTCCTCCTCCACGCCCCAACAAAGCTTATCACGCTGCTGTTACTGCTGCTGGTTCCTCTTTTTCACAGACTCAGCCTCCAGCAAATTTACTCACCCGAGAGATGGTGCAAGAAATGATTGTGAGTGCTTTCTCCACACTTGGCCTTCAAG GCAGCTACAGAACCATGCTGGCAGCAGGCTATGCAGGAAGAGTTAAATGCTCTAGAAGCTAA
- the LOC118035701 gene encoding uncharacterized protein — translation MQLKSGSGLGSSSSPTGARLRKKHKRLDAICETVYNQNHSESLNEEKSGSGQAADLELRRSSRVRRAPELLDVSPPPAKKRKKMNKKVNLGVSKGYRSGNSSYKIGNSSLRSGNSSYKIGNSSLRSGNSSSKRVIEEEEDSEGEEDLDDTPGSWRSRLRTRGRNAGKGGSSGESRRRKLFDDMEAGESELGEGEGGFDGGKFVMGSKRVGRVKALSGLESEEKEGGNGHDSENVSENDEDEEGEEDDEMEVVRSDDSDESVLDLGGEIDGGNEEEIGDDDGVQVKGEEEKEILDGLELERKDDGNENVENVEDDEKMEELVRMDAENERDVDEVNGALVNELEDGQCGAGEIKKDDVENVDLTKGVEDRGCCDKNEKDVVEEYVDLTKQVENKGGLDELEGEKEVKVDKMKRDSTSSLGRSKIKQGRCCGLCGCGNDGKPPKRLVQDGGESENEAYSGSSSSEDVKYDVWDGFGDEPGWLGRLLGPINDRYGIAGIWVHQNCAVWSPEVYFAGLGCLKNVRAALCRGKALKCSRCGRPGATIGCRVDRCPKTYHLPCARATGCIFDHRKFLIACTYHRHLFQPYGNQHAMWIKKLKAKKMKLQFRKVSNDAWRKDVEAEEKWLENCGEDEEFLKRESKRLHRDLLRIAPVYIGGSDTDGGKLFEGWESVAGLQNVIQCMKEVVILPLLYPEFFSNLGITPPRGVLLHGYPGTGKTLVVRALIGSCARGDKRIAYFARKGADCLGKYVGDAERQLRLLFQVAERCQPSIIFFDEIDGLAPCRSRQQDQTHSSVVSTLLALMDGLKSRGSVIVIGATNRPEAVDPALRRPGRFDREIYFPLPSVGDRAAILSLHTRSWPKPVTGSLLKWIARQTVGFAGADLQALCTQAAIIALKRNFPLHKMLAAAGDRSPGAKRIPLPAFTVEERDWLEALACSPPPCSRREAGIAAYDLVSSPLPTHLIPCLLQPLSTLFISLYLHEHLWLPPTLLKAAKMFETLIVSSLEKNNIPTDRWWSHIDSFLREADVAKELWRKLSCVGILTREVICADTDAFADETDAESVQAEPSAVHNRGMHTSFREVSFASSKKSGFRVLIAGSPRSGQKHLSSCFLHCFVGNVEIQKVDLATVSQEGHGDMVQGITRILMKCASFQSCMIFLPRIDLWAVETCHKVNDDGDASSINHQVYEEKESSLTNSQVVEEENESPIHQCIPAEMTEPQDAARSISPAWSSFVEQVESISVSTSLMILATSELPSSELPQRIRHFFENNSSNSRHSTPLEHTVPRFPVYIDGNFNHDTVISLSAEALLRDIIQPFVQLIHLKAHIPTNIPKHHKTCDSILACSNAEYDNQNLCSVVKNEAGTQCPHGPLNVPPPPNNRSLKGKSSMLLAISTFGYQVLRYPHFAELCWVTSKLKEGPCADVSGPWKGWPFNSCIIRPCNSLDKVAAACSSGNIKSKERSGLVRGLLAVGLSAYKGEYNSLREVSFEVRKVLELLVGQVNEKIQAGKDRYQYVRLLSQVAYLEDVVNSWAYALQSLEPDTQVKVENAKLKTMEFPGNDTCADDSVERQHKGDTPDRNFHESERLEESPKGFSDKNQEGGESNNVENGFCDLNLEDRAVLSEDGSEQHTILFEGAKTDNHQNSPADNQLACNIANKQNGTSHRQSEPEITKNLAVTDGNSETLKHSNGCTLTEPAPFSENGLCNSGELGALKLSDPGSSCNQSNGLAAEGMVTFDDTEPNHSEHAEDIDVSLVETSCPPNSGIVCLYRCCSVCLNAVHDMIQKFLACKLALNKSNLTVEDVHDAVASLSVDLLSVIRKIDVTEEISNSFKESSDRNPERYDGFSELHSCQCKSSGDSSIVPTECGCHSVFESVTVKASHSPGSQFGLDPKFIFRDGILVLVDSTEDVSFHCKYETLCLCSLVKSVAMMKQSFG, via the exons atgcAATTGAAATCGGGTTCGGGTTTGGGTTCGAGTTCTTCGCCTACGGGCGCTAGGCTTCGAAAGAAGCACAAGAGACTCGATGCGATATGTGAAACCGTGTATAATCAGAACCATAGCGAGTCCCTCAATGAGGAAAAATCCGGGTCGGGTCAGGCTGCTGACTTGGAGCTTCGACGGAGTTCACGGGTCAGGCGGGCACCTGAGCTGCTTGATGTGTCACCGCCACCGGCTAAGAAACGGAAGAAGATGAATAAGAAAGTGAATTTGGGTGTTAGTAAAGGTTATAGGAGTGGTAATAGTAGTTATAAGATCGGCAATAGTAGTTTAAGGAGTGGTAATAGTAGTTATAAGATCGGAAATAGTAGTTTAAGGAGTGGCAATAGTAGTTCGAAGAGGGttatagaggaggaggaggatagtGAAGGAGAAGAGGATTTGGATGATACGCCGGGGAGTTGGAGGTCGAGGTTGAGGACAAGAGGGAGGAATGCTGGGAAGGGAGGGAGCAGTGGGGAGAGTAGGAGGAGGAAGCTTTTTGATGACATGGAGGCGGGGGAGAGTGAATTGGGTGAGGGAGAGGGGGGTTTTGATGGTGGCAAGTTTGTTATGGGTTCGAAGAGGGTGGGGAGAGTTAAGGCATTGAGTGGGCTGGAGAGTGAGGAGAAAGAGGGTGGGAATGGGCACGATAGTGAAAATGTGAGTGAGAACGATGAGGATGAGGAGGGTGAGGAAGATGATGAGATGGAGGTCGTGAGGAGTGATGATAGTGATGAGAGTGTGCTGGATTTGGGTGGTGAAATTGATGGTGGAAATGAGGAGGAAATAGGGGATGACGATGGTGTGCAGGTAAAGGGAGAGGAGGAGAAAGAGATATTGGATGGTTTGGAATTGGAGAGGAAGGATGATGGAAATGAGAACGTGGAAAATGTAGAGGATgatgagaaaatggaggagTTGGTGAGGATGGATGCGGAAAATGAGAGGGATGTTGATGAGGTTAATGGGGCTTTGGTGAATGAATTGGAGGATGGACAATGTGGTGCTGGCGAGATTAAAAAGGATGATGTGGAAAATGTAGATTTGACAAAAGGGGTGGAGGACAGAGGGTGCtgtgataaaaatgaaaaagatgttgTTGAAGAGTATGTAGATTTGACAAAGCAGGTGGAGAACAAAGGTGGACTGGATGAGCTAGAGGGTGAGAAAGAGGTGAAGGTGGACAAAATGAAGCGTGATTCAACCAGCAGTCTTGGCAGATCAAAGATTAAACAGGGTAGATGCTGTGGTTTGTGTGGGTGTGGAAATGATGGTAAACCACCTAAAAGGTTGGTGCAAGATGGCGGTGAGAGTGAAAATGAGGCATATAGTGGTTCATCATCTTCAGAGGACGTAAAATATGATGTATGGGATGGGTTTGGTGATGAACCAGGGTGGCTTGGTCGTCTCTTGGGTCCTATAAATGATCGTTATGGTATTGCTGGAATCTGGGTTCATCAAAACTGTGCTGTATGGAGTCCAGAG GTTTATTTTGCTGGCTTGGGTTGCTTGAAAAATGTTAGGGCTGCACTTTGCAGAGGCAAAGCATTAAAATGCAGCCGCTGTGGAAGGCCAGGGGCAACTATTGGATGTCGTGTTGATCGGTGTCCGAAAACTTACCACTTG ccTTGTGCACGAGCCACTGGCTGCATTTTTGACCATCGAAAATTTCTTATAGCATGCACATATCATCGACATCTCTTCCAACCTTATGGTAATCAACATGCAATGTggataaagaaattgaaagctAAGAAAATGAAGTTACAATTCAGAAAGGTTTCAAATGATGCTTGGCGAAAGGATGTTGAAGCGGAAGAAAAATGGTTGGAGAACTGTGGCGAGGATGAAGAGTTTTTAAAACGTGAAAGCAAGAGGCTTCATCGGGATTTGTTGAGAATTGCTCCTGTGTACATTGGAGGCTCAGACACTGATGGTGGAAAACTATTTGAGGGCTGGGAGTCTGTTGCAGGGCTTCAGAATGTCATCCAATGCATGAAGGAAGTGGTAATTTTGCCTCTATTATATCCCGAGTTCTTCAGTAATTTAGGGATTACACCTCCTAGAGGTGTTCTTTTGCATGGGTaccctggaacaggtaaaactCTTGTAGTGCGGGCATTAATTGGTTCATGTGCTCGTGGTGATAAACGAATAGCATATTTTGCTCGCAAAGGTGCAGACTGCCTAGGAAAGTATGTTGGGGATGCTGAGCGCCAACTGAGGCTCCTGTTTCAGGTTGCTGAAAGATGTCAACCTtcaattatattctttgatGAGATAGATGGATTAGCACCTTGTCGTTCAAGGCAGCAAGATCAGACTCACAGCTCAGTTGTATCCACACTTCTTGCTCTTATGGATGGTTTAAAATCCCGGGGTTCAGTAATAGTGATTGGTGCAACCAACCGTCCTGAGGCTGTTGATCCAGCATTACGCAGGCCTGGGAGATTTGATAGGGAGATTTACTTTCCATTGCCATCAGTTGGGGACAGGGCTGCTATTCTCTCCCTCCACACACGAAGTTGGCCTAAACCTGTTACTGGGTCTTTGCTGAAGTGGATTGCAAGACAAACTGTAGGTTTTGCTGGTGCTGATCTGCAGGCTCTTTGTACTCAAGCTGCCATTATTGCTTTGAAGAGGAATTTCCCTTTGCACAAAATGCTAGCTGCTGCAGGCGATAGATCTCCTGGTGCTAAACGCATTCCTCTTCCAGCTTTTACAGTGGAAGAGAGGGACTGGTTGGAGGCTTTAGCTTGTTCCCCACCCCCTTGCTCTCGTAGAGAAGCAGGGATAGCTGCTTATGATTTGGTCTCCTCCCCTCTTCCCACTCACCTCATTCCATGTCTTTTGCAGCCATTATCCACCTTGTTTATTTCATTGTATCTGCATGAACACCTCTGGCTGCCTCCTACTCTTTTGAAAGCTGCAAAAATGTTTGAAACTCTGATTGTTTCTTCTTTAGAGAAGAATAATATACCTACTGATCGTTGGTGGTCTCACATTGACAGTTTCCTTAGAGAAGCAGATGTTGCCAAGGAGCTATGGAGGAAACTTTCATGTGTTGGCATATTAACTAGAGAGGTTATTTGTGCTGATACTGATGCCTTTGCAGATGAAACTGATGCTGAAAGTGTTCAGGCTGAACCTTCTGCAGTTCATAATAGGGGCATGCACACTAGTTTTCGAGAGGTTTCTTTTGCATCGAGCAAGAAATCTGGATTTCGAGTATTGATAGCTGGGAGTCCCAGATCTGGCCAGAAGCATCTTTCTTCTTGCTTTCTTCATTGTTTTGTCGGAAACGTTGAAATTCAGAAGGTTGATCTGGCTACTGTTTCACAAGAGGGGCATGGTGATATGGTGCAAGGAATAACAAGAATATTAA TGAAGTGTGCCAGTTTCCAATCATGCATGATATTCCTGCCAAGAATTGATTTGTGGGCTGTGGAGACATGTCATAAAGTTAATGACGACGGTGATGCATCTTCAATTAACCATCAAGTTTATGAGGAGAAAGAATCCTCTTTGACAAACAGTCAAGTTGTGGAAGAGGAAAATGAGTCACCCATCCATCAATGTATACCGGCTGAAATGACAGAACCTCAAGATGCTGCCCGAAGTATATCACCTGCCTGGAGCTCATTTGTTGAGCAGGTGGAATCGATATCCGTGTCTACTTCCTTGATGATTCTG GCTACCTCAGAGCTTCCATCCTCAGAACTTCCCCAAAGAATAAGGCATTTCTTTGAAAACAATAGCTCGAATAGCAGGCATTCAACTCCATTGGAGCACACAGTACCCCGATTTCCTGTTTATATTGATGGGAATTTCAACCATGATACAGTGATCAGTCTTTCAGCAGAAGCATTATTGAGAGACATAATTCAACCATTTGTTCAGTTGATTCATCTTAAAGCTCACATCCCTACAAATATACCCAAACATCATAAAACTTGTGATTCCATTCTTGCTTGTTCAAATGCAGAATATGACAATCAAAATCTTTGTTCAGTTGTTAAAAATGAGGCTGGCACACAATGTCCTCATGGTCCTTTAAATGTTCCACCACCACCCAATAATAGAAGTTTGAAAGGAAAATCAAGCATGTTGTTGGCAATCTCTACATTTGGCTATCAAGTTCTGCGGTATCCTCATTTTGCTGAACTTTGTTGGGTCACATCTAAACTTAAAGAAGGTCCTTGTGCAGATGTTAGTGGTCCTTGGAAGGGATGGCCTTTCAATTCTTGCATTATTCGTCCCTGTAACTCATTAGATAAGGTGGCTGCTGCTTGTAGCTCTGGCAATATTAAAAGCAAAGAGAGATCAGGTTTAGTCAGAGGGTTACTTGCTGTTGGTTTATCAGCATACAAGGGTGAGTACAATTCACTTAGAGAGGTCTCCTTTGAGGTAAGGAAAGTTCTTGAGCTTCTAGTTGGACAAGTTAATGAAAAAATTCAGGCTGGGAAAGATAGATATCAATATGTTCGTCTTCTATCACAAGTGGCTTACCTGGAAGATGTGGTCAACAGCTGGGCATATGCACTGCAGAG tTTAGAGCCCGACACTCAAGTGAAAGTGGAAAATGCTAAACTGAAAACCATGGAATTCCCAGGTAATGATACCTGTGCAGATGATTCTGTTGAAAGACAGCACAAGGGAGACACTCCTGATAGAAACTTCCATGAAAGTGAAAGGCTGGAAGAAAGTCCCAAGGGGTTTTCGGATAAAAATCAGGAAGGAGGTGAATCAAATAATGTAGAAAATGGTTTCTGTGATCTTAACCTTGAGGACAGAGCTGTACTTTCAGAAGATGGATCAGAACAGCATACCATCCTCTTTGAAGGTGCCAAAACTGATAACCATCAAAATTCTCCTGCTGATAATCAGTTGGCTTGTAATATTGCAAATAAGCAGAATGGGACCTCTCACAGACAAAGTGAACCTGAAATTACTAAAAATCTTGCAGTTACTGATGGAAATTCAGAAACCTTGAAACATTCTAATGGATGTACACTCACAGAACCTGCCCCCTTTTCTGAGAATGGTCTCTGCAATTCAGGTGAATTGGGTGCCTTAAAGCTCTCTGACCCTGGGAGCTCCTGCAATCAGAGTAATGGATTGGCTGCAGAGGGAATGGTAACATTTGATGATACTGAACCTAACCATAGCGAGCATGCTGAAGACATTGACGTCTCTCTGGTTGAAACTAGCTGTCCTCCTAATTCTGGCATTGTGTGTTTGTATCGCTGCTGCTCTGTATGTCTTAATGCTGTACACGACATGATTCAGAAATTCCTTGCTTGCAAATTGGCATTAAACAAGAGCAATTTGACAGTAGAGGATGTTCACGATGCTGTTGCATCATTGTCAGTCGATCTTCTTTCAGTGATTAGAAAAATTGATGTTACTGAAGAAATCAGCAATTCATTCAAGGAAAGCTCTGATAGAAATCCTGAAAGATATGATGGCTTCTCAGAATTGCATAGCTGTCAATGTAAAAGTTCTGGAGATAGTTCAATTGTCCCAACAGAATGTGGTTGTCACTCTGTGTTCGAATCTGTAACTGTGAAAGCAAGTCATTCGCCAGGCTCCCAGTTTGGACTCGACCCAAAATTCATTTTCAGAGATGGCATTCTTGTCCTTGTAGATAGCACCGAGGATGTTTCTTTCCATTGTAAATATGAGACTTTGTGCCTTTGTTCTCTTGTAAAATCGGTAGCAATGATGAAGCAATcttttggttga